The following coding sequences are from one Elusimicrobium minutum Pei191 window:
- a CDS encoding RNA polymerase sigma factor, whose product MSETADNELLEQFKKGDTFSLGLLIEKYKTPLYTFIISYVKDASVAEDIFQEVFLKIIKNPYIYKENSNFKAWLFTVSRNKCMDYFRQSGTDLQSLDAVVEEGFSLHETVQSKEKEPLDFLLNLEDAEAVNKALNMLPLEQKEIIIMRQTMSFKEIAQLLSCPIGTVLARASRGYKKMQQQLTINNFESSEAVYAE is encoded by the coding sequence ATGAGTGAAACCGCAGATAATGAATTATTGGAACAATTTAAGAAAGGCGATACTTTTTCTTTAGGGCTGCTTATAGAGAAATATAAAACACCGTTATATACATTTATAATTTCTTATGTTAAAGATGCTTCAGTCGCTGAGGATATTTTTCAAGAAGTGTTTTTGAAAATTATTAAAAATCCGTATATTTATAAGGAGAACTCAAATTTTAAAGCCTGGCTTTTTACGGTAAGCAGGAATAAGTGTATGGATTATTTCAGACAAAGCGGCACGGATCTTCAGTCTTTGGATGCTGTTGTTGAAGAGGGTTTTAGCCTTCACGAAACCGTTCAGTCCAAAGAGAAAGAACCTTTAGATTTTCTTCTTAATTTAGAAGATGCGGAAGCGGTTAATAAAGCTTTAAATATGCTTCCGCTTGAGCAAAAAGAAATAATAATAATGCGTCAAACAATGAGTTTTAAAGAAATAGCCCAATTGCTGAGCTGCCCTATCGGCACAGTGCTTGCCAGAGCCAGCAGAGGATATAAAAAAATGCAGCAACAACTAACAATTAATAATTTTGAATCATCGGAGGCCGTTTATGCAGAATGA
- the glyS gene encoding glycine--tRNA ligase subunit beta gives MKNALLEIGVEHLPARFVEGALRQMEALAAEQFAKYNISYASLRAFGTFRKIALHIEGLEPKSKDISKEIKGPPAKLLKDANGNFTPQSAGFAQKNGIKPEKLSVVETPNGPFIYAKIKIKGEATKKLLPQIFTNIVTSLQFPKNMVWEESGLRFARPIRTLIGLYGDAVIKFKVAGVESGRTTWPLSSFGTKGIKIASADSYIETLKNQPQPILAEPEERKEVLAKAIAKEGELRNLTSVISEDLLNETVYMTEHPVAVPGDFEIRFLTLPKELIITVLKKQIKMFHMVNKDGGIEPYFIAVRDGMSVNQQEVMEGFKKVMSARLSDAIFFYNQDLNKGLNAFKEKLATVRFIDGLGTMLDKTERTKKLALWLAEKCGAKKDIVGQAADYCYADLTSSVVYEFPELQGYMGGVYALKENKPTETAKALEEFYFPLTSTSELPSTLESAIVSLAGKMDAVTGNFLTGQIPTGSEDPFALRRQAIGIVRMMLDYNMPIAPKELVDYSVKLYEKETDVYCALEAFLDARMSNLLENESIDTKVIMCVSGNAAKPFTHTLQVAKALQNMKENEDLKTVGESAKRVINILKKAEFDAASVNSTLFEHDAERNLLTAVEKTEKELIKYNKTLTVKDCEEIFALLAGFKGELASFFDSVMVNSDKEEIRKNRLNLLNKTASLLTVIADITKLN, from the coding sequence ATGAAAAACGCATTGTTAGAAATCGGGGTTGAACATTTACCCGCGAGATTTGTTGAAGGCGCTTTAAGGCAAATGGAAGCCTTAGCCGCCGAGCAATTTGCAAAATATAATATTTCTTACGCGTCTTTACGCGCTTTCGGAACTTTTAGGAAAATAGCCCTTCACATTGAAGGCCTTGAACCCAAATCAAAAGATATTTCCAAAGAAATTAAAGGCCCGCCTGCTAAACTTTTAAAAGACGCAAACGGCAATTTTACTCCTCAAAGCGCAGGATTCGCGCAAAAAAACGGTATTAAGCCTGAAAAACTTTCCGTAGTTGAAACGCCAAACGGCCCTTTTATTTATGCCAAAATAAAAATTAAAGGTGAAGCCACTAAAAAACTTTTACCACAGATTTTTACAAATATTGTAACTTCTTTACAGTTCCCCAAAAACATGGTATGGGAAGAAAGCGGCCTTCGTTTCGCACGTCCTATACGCACCTTAATAGGTTTATACGGTGACGCTGTTATAAAATTTAAAGTAGCCGGCGTTGAAAGCGGCAGAACAACGTGGCCTTTATCTTCATTTGGTACGAAAGGCATAAAAATAGCCTCGGCCGACAGCTACATAGAAACGCTTAAAAATCAGCCGCAACCTATTTTGGCCGAACCTGAAGAAAGAAAAGAAGTTCTTGCTAAAGCCATTGCTAAAGAAGGGGAATTAAGAAATTTAACCTCCGTCATAAGTGAGGATTTGCTTAACGAAACCGTTTATATGACAGAACACCCCGTAGCAGTGCCGGGCGATTTTGAAATAAGGTTTTTAACCTTGCCAAAAGAGCTTATCATAACCGTTTTAAAGAAACAGATAAAAATGTTTCATATGGTAAACAAAGACGGCGGTATTGAGCCTTACTTTATAGCCGTGAGGGACGGCATGTCCGTTAACCAGCAGGAAGTTATGGAAGGCTTTAAAAAGGTTATGTCGGCAAGATTAAGCGACGCAATTTTCTTTTATAACCAGGATTTAAACAAAGGTTTAAACGCTTTTAAAGAAAAGCTTGCCACAGTACGTTTTATTGACGGACTTGGAACAATGCTTGATAAAACCGAGAGAACAAAAAAGCTGGCCCTTTGGCTGGCTGAAAAATGCGGTGCGAAAAAAGATATTGTTGGGCAGGCGGCCGATTATTGTTACGCTGATTTAACTTCGTCAGTAGTCTATGAATTTCCGGAACTGCAGGGTTATATGGGCGGCGTTTACGCTTTAAAAGAAAATAAACCAACCGAAACTGCGAAAGCGTTGGAAGAGTTTTACTTCCCGCTTACATCAACGTCCGAACTTCCTTCAACTTTGGAATCCGCCATAGTTTCTTTAGCCGGCAAAATGGACGCTGTTACAGGCAACTTTTTAACAGGCCAAATACCTACCGGCAGTGAAGACCCTTTCGCTTTAAGACGCCAGGCCATAGGCATTGTAAGAATGATGCTTGATTATAATATGCCCATTGCGCCTAAGGAATTAGTTGATTACTCCGTTAAACTTTATGAAAAAGAAACTGATGTATATTGCGCTTTGGAAGCGTTTTTAGACGCTCGCATGTCTAACTTATTAGAAAACGAGTCCATAGATACCAAGGTAATTATGTGCGTTTCCGGCAATGCCGCCAAACCTTTTACACACACGCTCCAAGTAGCTAAAGCTCTTCAAAACATGAAAGAAAATGAAGACCTTAAAACCGTGGGCGAAAGCGCCAAACGCGTTATAAACATATTAAAAAAAGCCGAGTTTGACGCTGCCTCAGTTAACAGCACACTGTTTGAGCATGACGCGGAAAGAAATCTTTTAACTGCCGTTGAAAAAACGGAAAAAGAACTTATCAAATATAACAAAACTCTAACCGTAAAAGATTGTGAGGAAATATTTGCTTTACTCGCCGGTTTTAAAGGGGAGCTTGCCTCTTTTTTTGATTCGGTTATGGTTAACAGTGATAAAGAGGAAATTAGGAAAAACAGGCTTAACCTGCTTAATAAAACTGCTTCTTTATTAACAGTAATAGCTGATATCACAAAATTAAATTAG
- a CDS encoding glycine--tRNA ligase subunit alpha, whose protein sequence is MNFQDIIFTLQDYWKKQGCIVGQPYDVEKGAATFSPYTFYGSLTSKPTSAAYAEPCRRPADGRYGENPNRLGKYYQFQVIIKPAPSNIQELYLNSLKAIGLDPKEHDVRWVEDDWQSPTLGASGVGWEVWLDGMEVTQFTYFQNMAGYALNPITVEITYGLERIAMYSQKKDNVYGIMWNNTRSYGDLFLEGEKQFSRYHFEQANIEHLRRYVEENEEECKRLCSMGLYLPAYECAMRVSHYFNMLEARGAISVSDRTNIIAKIRSLAKLCATEYIKAVEPEVIK, encoded by the coding sequence ATGAACTTTCAAGATATAATATTTACATTACAAGATTATTGGAAAAAACAGGGTTGTATAGTAGGACAGCCGTATGATGTGGAGAAAGGCGCGGCTACCTTCAGCCCCTATACATTTTACGGGTCGCTCACTTCAAAGCCGACCTCGGCCGCTTACGCTGAACCATGCCGCAGACCCGCGGACGGAAGATACGGCGAAAACCCTAACAGATTAGGCAAATATTACCAGTTTCAGGTAATAATAAAACCGGCGCCTTCAAATATTCAGGAACTTTACCTTAACTCACTTAAAGCTATAGGCCTTGACCCCAAAGAACATGACGTACGCTGGGTTGAGGATGACTGGCAGTCCCCTACATTGGGCGCAAGCGGCGTGGGCTGGGAAGTTTGGCTTGACGGTATGGAAGTTACACAATTTACTTATTTCCAAAATATGGCCGGTTATGCCCTTAACCCCATAACAGTTGAAATTACTTACGGGCTTGAGCGTATAGCCATGTATTCCCAAAAGAAAGATAATGTTTATGGCATTATGTGGAATAATACCCGCTCTTACGGGGATTTATTTTTAGAAGGCGAAAAACAATTTTCCCGCTATCATTTTGAACAGGCTAACATTGAACATTTAAGACGCTACGTAGAAGAAAATGAGGAAGAATGTAAACGTCTTTGTTCTATGGGCTTGTACCTTCCTGCTTATGAATGCGCTATGCGAGTATCACATTACTTTAATATGTTAGAAGCTCGCGGCGCTATAAGCGTGTCCGACCGTACTAACATAATTGCAAAAATACGCTCGCTTGCCAAACTTTGCGCTACCGAGTATATAAAGGCTGTCGAACCCGAGGTTATCAAATAA
- the recO gene encoding DNA repair protein RecO, which yields MIMTDEGIVLIRQNFREADRMVSLYTKSYGRLNLRFPSVNKSAGKLKALSEPFVHANYRIYVKRGAVIGCVTGGKIESVFPQIRQDGPKTKMALHFCELMFRLTPEHQPSEEKFLLLQEALNSLQKTDCNPSLSPAFILRLMTLAGFGMDKPALGIPAAFWETLHNADFENLGFTSPQDLLNLNKSAYICRRFLNRYLTYPLNTLKDEDISDMARNLDNYDSEFEAETQPAAAY from the coding sequence ATGATAATGACTGATGAAGGGATAGTTCTTATCCGCCAAAATTTTAGAGAAGCGGACAGAATGGTTTCCTTATACACAAAAAGCTATGGAAGGCTTAACCTAAGGTTCCCCAGCGTTAATAAATCCGCCGGTAAACTAAAAGCGTTAAGCGAGCCTTTTGTGCACGCCAATTACCGCATTTACGTTAAAAGAGGCGCGGTTATAGGCTGTGTTACGGGCGGTAAAATTGAAAGCGTTTTCCCGCAAATAAGGCAAGACGGCCCCAAAACTAAAATGGCTTTGCACTTTTGCGAACTTATGTTCAGGCTTACGCCCGAACACCAACCGAGTGAAGAAAAATTTTTATTACTGCAAGAAGCGTTAAATTCCCTTCAAAAAACAGACTGTAACCCTTCTTTAAGTCCAGCTTTTATACTGCGACTTATGACTTTGGCGGGCTTTGGTATGGATAAACCCGCTTTAGGTATACCTGCCGCTTTTTGGGAAACTTTGCATAATGCGGATTTTGAAAACCTTGGCTTTACTTCCCCCCAAGACCTCCTTAACTTAAACAAATCTGCTTATATTTGCAGAAGGTTTTTAAACAGATACCTTACCTACCCGCTTAATACTTTAAAAGACGAAGATATTTCCGACATGGCTAGAAACCTTGATAACTATGACAGCGAATTCGAGGCCGAAACCCAGCCCGCCGCCGCTTATTAG
- a CDS encoding MarC family protein, with protein sequence MEFIFSAVFTLLMVMDPFGNMPIFITALRKVSPERRRFILIRELCIALLIMLAFVFLGRQFLGMMGIKEYSLSIAGGLMLFIISLKLVFGSSEDPGANPKDEEPFVVPLAIPLVAGPGSLSTIMILSAQSPSKSIIWMAVLIASALNLIILLFSFPISNLLGRRGLLALERLTGMLLVLLSVNMVMSGVADFMAKGF encoded by the coding sequence ATGGAATTTATTTTTTCTGCAGTTTTTACTCTTCTTATGGTTATGGACCCCTTTGGCAATATGCCTATATTCATAACGGCTTTACGGAAAGTGTCGCCCGAAAGAAGGCGTTTTATTTTAATAAGAGAACTTTGTATAGCCCTATTAATAATGTTGGCGTTTGTGTTTTTAGGAAGGCAGTTTTTGGGGATGATGGGTATTAAAGAGTATTCTTTAAGCATAGCCGGTGGTTTAATGCTTTTCATAATATCGCTTAAACTTGTTTTCGGAAGTTCCGAAGATCCGGGCGCAAACCCGAAAGATGAAGAACCTTTTGTAGTTCCTTTGGCCATACCGCTTGTAGCGGGCCCCGGTTCACTGAGCACAATAATGATTTTATCCGCCCAAAGCCCAAGCAAAAGCATTATCTGGATGGCCGTTTTAATAGCGTCAGCGTTAAATCTTATAATTTTATTATTCTCATTCCCCATTAGCAATTTACTCGGGAGAAGAGGCCTTTTAGCTTTGGAAAGGCTTACCGGCATGCTGCTTGTTTTATTATCTGTTAACATGGTCATGTCCGGAGTGGCTGACTTTATGGCAAAAGGATTTTAA
- the lpoB gene encoding penicillin-binding protein activator LpoB — protein sequence MKKILAVLMAAFIFCACSTKVERMDAGTVKDLSGGWNDTDSQMVAEEMISDCLSRVWYNRFLTSKGKEPTIIVGTVNNQSMEHINTDTFIENMQRALINSGKVNFVASKNERGEVRTERLEQDEFASELTRKAFGREVGADFMLSGVLNSIVDQEGKRSVVYYQVNLKLINIETNQIVWNGEKKIKKYVLKRSAKW from the coding sequence ATGAAAAAGATATTAGCGGTACTTATGGCAGCCTTTATTTTCTGCGCCTGCTCCACCAAAGTTGAAAGGATGGACGCCGGTACGGTAAAAGATCTCAGCGGTGGTTGGAATGACACTGATTCCCAAATGGTGGCGGAAGAAATGATTTCTGACTGCTTAAGCCGTGTTTGGTATAACAGATTTTTAACCTCAAAAGGTAAAGAGCCTACCATAATAGTGGGAACGGTTAACAACCAAAGCATGGAGCATATTAATACCGATACCTTCATTGAAAATATGCAGCGCGCTTTAATTAACAGCGGCAAAGTAAACTTTGTGGCAAGCAAAAATGAACGCGGCGAAGTAAGAACAGAACGTCTGGAACAGGATGAGTTCGCCTCCGAACTTACAAGGAAAGCTTTTGGCAGGGAAGTAGGCGCAGACTTCATGTTAAGCGGCGTGCTTAATTCCATAGTTGATCAGGAAGGTAAAAGAAGCGTTGTTTATTACCAAGTCAATTTAAAACTTATAAATATTGAAACTAACCAGATAGTTTGGAACGGCGAGAAAAAGATTAAAAAATACGTACTTAAACGTTCCGCAAAGTGGTAG
- a CDS encoding FKBP-type peptidyl-prolyl cis-trans isomerase, translating into MKKLLVLGLLLTHIAVLAQTSAVPANTEVSAGEEVVDPVLKEQEEKAKTLYSLGYLMVESVKSNLIIEDENEYKYISQGMRDNLMNNPSQTDINQYKPLIIKRYEEDTKKITAKRDEEKKKFLAAAKKERNTKELEGGILVHTITKGKGNAPTPENTVKVNYHGTLINGTVFDSSVLRGEPAEFPLTGVIPCWTKGLQEMRPGGKAKLICPPETAYGNRQRGIILPNSVLIFEIELLEVK; encoded by the coding sequence ATGAAAAAATTATTAGTATTGGGTTTACTTTTAACACATATAGCTGTTTTGGCGCAAACCTCGGCCGTACCTGCCAATACCGAAGTTTCTGCGGGGGAGGAGGTTGTTGATCCCGTTTTAAAAGAGCAGGAAGAAAAGGCAAAAACCTTATATTCTTTGGGTTACCTGATGGTTGAAAGCGTTAAAAGCAATCTTATTATTGAAGATGAAAATGAATATAAGTACATATCGCAGGGCATGAGGGATAATTTGATGAATAACCCCAGCCAAACTGATATCAACCAATATAAACCGCTTATTATTAAAAGATATGAGGAAGACACTAAAAAAATAACCGCTAAAAGAGACGAGGAAAAGAAGAAATTTTTAGCCGCTGCAAAAAAAGAGAGAAATACAAAAGAACTTGAGGGCGGTATTTTAGTGCATACTATAACAAAAGGTAAAGGCAATGCTCCGACACCGGAGAATACGGTTAAGGTTAATTATCACGGAACGCTCATTAACGGAACGGTTTTTGATAGCTCTGTCCTTCGCGGCGAACCGGCGGAATTTCCTTTAACAGGCGTTATTCCTTGTTGGACAAAAGGCCTTCAGGAAATGCGCCCCGGCGGCAAAGCTAAATTAATATGCCCGCCCGAAACTGCTTACGGCAACAGGCAAAGGGGAATTATCTTGCCTAACTCTGTATTGATATTTGAAATAGAGCTTTTAGAAGTTAAATAG
- a CDS encoding thermonuclease family protein has product MAKRKQGRKSKKQLNKIMALVAAVIIVYFGKDAVIYKEYRPVKGIVQGRVVKVSDGDTVTLLSPQREKIKIRLYGIDAPEKKQDYGSTAKKALSSVIAGEDIEADIIDIDRYGRPVGLLTLRGEDINRLMVERGYAWVYPQYCRIERCTYWVTLQEEAKARKKGLWNMRSPQEPWLWRKDNK; this is encoded by the coding sequence ATGGCTAAAAGAAAACAGGGCAGAAAATCAAAGAAGCAGCTTAATAAAATAATGGCGCTTGTTGCCGCTGTTATAATAGTTTATTTTGGTAAAGACGCCGTTATATATAAAGAATACCGTCCCGTAAAAGGCATTGTACAGGGAAGGGTAGTTAAAGTATCTGACGGGGATACCGTAACTTTATTAAGTCCGCAAAGAGAAAAAATAAAAATAAGGCTTTATGGAATAGACGCTCCTGAAAAAAAGCAAGATTATGGTTCCACCGCCAAAAAGGCATTATCTTCCGTAATTGCCGGAGAAGATATTGAAGCCGATATTATTGATATAGACAGATATGGACGCCCGGTAGGGCTTTTAACTTTACGCGGAGAAGATATTAACCGGCTTATGGTAGAGCGGGGCTACGCCTGGGTTTACCCACAGTATTGCCGTATAGAGAGGTGTACTTATTGGGTAACCTTGCAAGAGGAGGCAAAGGCCCGTAAAAAAGGGCTTTGGAATATGCGCTCGCCGCAGGAGCCTTGGCTTTGGCGTAAAGACAATAAATAA